ACACTTCCGAAGGCTTACACATGGGGTTTAGGTTCAGACCAAAGTAACACTCCGAGGACGCATACATAGTACAAGCGAGTGGCAATCCACCACTGTAGTAATCCAACGTTGGAATATACTGTGCCATAGCTCCAGTAACAATCACATCCAAGTACTTTGTGTTGGGCCAAATTCTAGTTAAAATTCCCTCCCAATCTTCCTTTGAGCACTCCCTGCTAATAAAATTGGACATTTCTGGGTCGGGTTTCAGGATACGGGTCATGGTTTCTTTTAGAACCGGGTCGGTAATTCTCGGGTTGAGGGTCCCAGTTTTGAGGTCGTGGACGAGTTGGGTCCAATTGAGTTGGAGAAAGCGGATGGCACGGAGGAGACCCGAGGCGAAGACGGCGCCGAGGCGGAGGACTTGGTTGCGTTGGATAAGGCCACATAGCATTTGGGTGTACATGCTTTGGAATGAATCCGGGCATAGGATTGCCTCATTGGGGCTTGTGTAGACATTGTACGGGTCATAGGGTCGGGTCTTGAAGTGCTCACTCTTGTAGTAGCTGGTCAGAACGGGTCGGGCCAATAGCCCACCCGGAGTCTTGGTTTCGGACTTCACAAACAAGAAGTACAAGCCTTTTCCTTTGTCCAAACCCGGCACATAACTGTCACAatccaaaaaaacacaaaagaagaacattaatatactaataattaattaaataatactcATAATAAATTAACTCGTCTTAATAGTGTTATTatctaatttgaatttcattttttacttaCAGGTTCATCACTGGCATGAGAAGGCTGTACAGTAGCTGGCGACGATCCAACTCTTCCTGAATTGTTGGCATGAGTTTTCTTTCCCCAGCTGAAGTCCCagaactgtaaaaaaaaaattccaaggaAAAAAAGCACATAAATTTGAGtccaagttttaatttttttgcttagAGCTTTTTAATCAAATACAATGATGggttttattaatataaatatatatatatatatatatatatatatatttacctgGTGAGGAACTCAGAGATGGGGTGAGCAGAGAGAATAGGAGAGCGGTCTCCATTAGCAATACGTTGGATTTCAGGCTGAAGATCCTCGTAGGTAATCATGGGTAGCTTGGATTTGAAAGAGTCACGGTCTGTGGCACCGTTGAGGTTGAACCTTTTGAGGTACTCAGTGTTGGCATTTCTGGCCAAGATTTCAGCCAAGACTCTCTCTTGAACCAAATCGGCGTTTCTAGTGGTCTCTTCAACGAATTGGAGAGCCTTGGCGTCTTTGTCACAAGACGCAGGGCCAAGAGGGGATGAAATAGCAGAACCAACAgccattttttggttttggttttggttttgggactttagaaattaaaatatgagaagtttttagaaaaactgtgtttgtgtttgagatgaagatgatgggtttttcttctttttttttgtctgtgtTGGATTGGAGTGAGGACTCTAAAGTCTAATGTAAAGACTGCCTGGGGCTGGGTGTGGTTTTGTTGTTGCTGAATGTGGGTGTGGCGAGATTGGAGTAATGGGGCTGCGCCTATATATAGCTGAGCTGAGAGGACATgaaatgaaagtgtattttgAAGAGAGTGACACGTCACATGACATGTAATGGGTGGGGTCCACTGTGGTGAGAGACAAAAGGGAGGCTTTTAGAGTGAGAGAGGGGTCGTGGAAAGTGAAAAACGAGTAATACAATTTTGGCCCCGGTGAGTGTAGGGGAGAATGGGGACAAGGTAGGGGCCCACAACACGTAGAGATGGCCAAAAATAAGGCGGGCATGTGGGGTTAGGTGACCGCCATGTCAGCGGAGCAAAAGGGTAgagatttatttattattttgctgtgtgttttgttttttggaagaTAATAACGCGTCACCAAACAATAAGGCTGCATTCTGGTAAAACTGTTGGTCATGGATAGCGATAGGGTGAGGGTCTAGGAAACAGGTACTATTCTTACGGCCATTTTCACGTGAGACAGATGCCTATAACCAGTTGAACAGTTGATTCCTATTGTACAaacccttttgtttttcttgtttttcgtttttgtttttgccttgcTTATAGACTTTTTGGGAAGACCATGTAATATTCCATGCTTGGAAAGATCAAAGATAAAACATGTAGTAAAAAGTGGGTGCTAAAGTGCCTTAGCCCAATcctataatgaaaaaaataaagtgcCTTAACCCAATTAAAGTGAGTGAAGTTTGGATAATAGTCATGatcaaccaaataaaataaaaaaaaggaaagaataatATGTGTACAAAAGTAAAAGTTGTGTTTTGTTAACATTTATTCAATAAGTAATTCGAAGTCCTAACATAcagatttttttggggggggggggggtgttaattgattaaagaagaaaaacactATAGAGTTATAGCACTACTATGACCATTCCTACAATAAAGGTTTAGAAACAATGATCTTAGGCAATGTATTAAGAACATTAGTTAAGGAGTACTTCCTCCATTGGTAATCTCTATACCATTTTAGGATAAAATTATTTAGTGTATCCCATAGATTTATAACCTTCTTTCACGTAAAGATGGATTGTACCAATAGTTTCTCCACTTACAATTCATCCTTATTTGATACAAAGACACAATATATTCATTCAACATTACTAtctttttaaacattttttattattatttgaaggGTATGTGTTAATAGGTGCTCTTGGGAAATTGTTAacaaatcttttttaaaaagttttgacatcatttttagAGGAAATAGAAAAAGccgtcaaaatattaattgttttttttcaaaatggttCACTAACAAATGCTCTTAGTATATCCCTTAACAAATCTCATTTTTGAAAGTCAATACTcttgtttattaatttcatttaattaagtttaaattaaatagGGTATCTTTGGATTTTTAGAccttttgtttattaatttcatttaaataagtttaaattaaatagGGTATCTTTGGAGTTTTATAccttttgtttattaatttcatttggataagtttaaattaaatagGGTATCTTTGGAGTTTTATAcgttttgtttattaatttcatttaattCAGTTTAAATTAAATAGGGCATCTTTGGAGTTTTATACCTTTTGTTTGGAATATAATGTACTACCTCTGTCCCAGTTTGTTTatcctctattccattttgggatgtcccaaaatattctcctgtttttaaaattaaaattaattaatttactaatgttcctattatacccctattttattttcaaaactatttgaaaacaaaactaacaaatatttaaaaaatcaatctaattggagcacctttttagttgcctcattaagaatagctttttttaaaaaaaaattgataaatttatttaaaggtAGCTTTgtaaacttatatatttttataagatagacaagacaataaatgatgttctcttaaaaaatttgacttttcaaacagaaCAAACATATTGGGACAGAGGGAAtagtttactaatgttcctattatactcctactttattttcaaaactatttgaaaagaaaactaactaatatttttaaataatcaatttaattGTGGCACCTTTTTgttgcctcattaagaataactatttttaattttttttaaaaagttgataaatttatttaagagtagttttgtaaacttatacatttatataagataaacaagacaataaataatgttctcttaaaaaatttgatttctcaaacaGGACAAATAAATTAAGACAAAATGAGTATTAAATAATGTTTCATAAACTCTTCTAATGAATAAAAAGGAAAGGAGAGCATTTAATACTTATTTATGAAATGCAATGCATCTTTTTTCTAACACAAAACTTGTCAATGGTTAATTGAAGCACTTGCACAAATTAAAGTGGTTGAATTTCCTTTTATTAGGAAGACAAACTTATACTTAGTCCCTTCTAATTTACGCAGTCCCG
This portion of the Castanea sativa cultivar Marrone di Chiusa Pesio chromosome 7, ASM4071231v1 genome encodes:
- the LOC142643368 gene encoding putative indole-3-acetic acid-amido synthetase GH3.1; its protein translation is MAVGSAISSPLGPASCDKDAKALQFVEETTRNADLVQERVLAEILARNANTEYLKRFNLNGATDRDSFKSKLPMITYEDLQPEIQRIANGDRSPILSAHPISEFLTSSGTSAGERKLMPTIQEELDRRQLLYSLLMPVMNLYVPGLDKGKGLYFLFVKSETKTPGGLLARPVLTSYYKSEHFKTRPYDPYNVYTSPNEAILCPDSFQSMYTQMLCGLIQRNQVLRLGAVFASGLLRAIRFLQLNWTQLVHDLKTGTLNPRITDPVLKETMTRILKPDPEMSNFISRECSKEDWEGILTRIWPNTKYLDVIVTGAMAQYIPTLDYYSGGLPLACTMYASSECYFGLNLNPMCKPSEVSYTIMPNMAYFEFLPHDPNSAGCTTRDSPPKLVDLVDVEVGKEYELVITTYAGLCRYRVGDILRVTGFHNSAPQFHFVRRKNVLLSIDSDKTDEAELQKAVENALQLLKEFNTSVVEYTSYADTKTIPGHYVIYWELLVKDSANSPSEEVLSRCCLAMEESLNSVYRQGRVADNSIGPLEIRVVKNGTFEELMDYAISRGASINQYKVPRCVNFTPIMELLDSRVISTHFSPALPRWTPERKR